One Henriciella litoralis genomic window carries:
- a CDS encoding Do family serine endopeptidase → MTHTKAMTRHVSKLLFLTAVAVLALLAVVVSPLFSFGQAGAQSNQQVEQAATQSDNFFMPDKRVPQSQAEIQLSYAPLVKTVSPAVVSVYSRKVVRQNASPFANDPVFRQFFGGAPREQVQNSLGSGVIVASDGVIVTNNHVVNGADEFRVVLSDRREYEAELILADERTDLAVLRIDTGGDPLPTVDYADTRDTEVGDIVLAIGNPFGVGQTVTTGIISATARTDVGVSDYAFFLQTDAAVNPGNSGGALINTTGQLVGVNTAIFSRSGGSNGIGFAIPAEMVRRVVDAAVNEGMIVRPWLGLKAQSVSYDIAKAQGLDRPIGVMVTEVFGDGPSDKAGLSRGDLITMIDGREVFDERGLKFLAATRSPGEVSELTVLRGGNLEQVRVTLAPPPGATKAEVELLDGRHPFSGAEVAELSPRLAEELGRDPFDSGILVTRIKQRAYAWRVVRPGDLIVSVNGKKIESLKQLADILEQDTSSWDIELDRNGRSISGTVRL, encoded by the coding sequence ATGACCCATACAAAAGCCATGACACGGCACGTTTCGAAATTGCTTTTCCTGACAGCGGTGGCCGTTCTTGCGCTCCTCGCTGTTGTGGTTAGTCCGCTCTTTTCCTTTGGGCAGGCGGGCGCTCAGTCCAACCAGCAAGTCGAGCAGGCGGCCACCCAGTCGGATAATTTCTTCATGCCGGACAAGCGCGTCCCGCAAAGTCAGGCTGAAATCCAGCTCTCCTACGCGCCTCTGGTCAAGACGGTCTCTCCGGCTGTGGTCAGCGTCTATAGCCGCAAAGTGGTGCGCCAGAACGCGTCGCCCTTCGCCAATGACCCTGTCTTCCGCCAGTTCTTTGGCGGCGCCCCACGTGAGCAGGTCCAGAACTCCCTTGGGTCCGGTGTCATCGTCGCGTCTGACGGCGTCATCGTCACGAATAATCACGTCGTGAACGGTGCGGACGAGTTTCGTGTCGTCCTGTCTGACCGGCGCGAGTACGAGGCTGAGCTGATCCTCGCTGATGAGCGGACCGATCTCGCCGTGCTTCGCATCGACACAGGCGGCGACCCGCTGCCGACCGTCGATTATGCTGACACCCGCGACACCGAGGTCGGGGATATCGTCCTCGCCATCGGTAACCCGTTTGGCGTCGGCCAGACCGTGACCACCGGCATCATCTCCGCAACGGCGCGAACCGATGTCGGCGTGTCGGATTATGCCTTCTTCCTGCAGACCGATGCGGCCGTGAACCCGGGCAATTCTGGCGGCGCGCTGATCAATACGACCGGCCAGCTCGTCGGCGTGAACACCGCGATTTTCTCCCGCTCTGGCGGCTCCAACGGCATTGGTTTCGCGATCCCGGCCGAGATGGTTCGCCGGGTCGTCGATGCCGCCGTGAACGAAGGTATGATTGTGCGTCCTTGGCTTGGCCTGAAGGCGCAGTCGGTGAGCTATGACATCGCCAAGGCGCAAGGGCTCGACCGGCCGATTGGTGTTATGGTGACAGAAGTCTTCGGCGATGGCCCATCTGATAAGGCAGGCCTATCGCGTGGTGACCTCATCACCATGATTGATGGCCGCGAAGTCTTTGATGAGCGCGGCCTCAAATTCTTGGCCGCAACGCGGTCGCCGGGCGAGGTGTCCGAACTGACCGTGCTGCGCGGCGGAAACCTTGAGCAGGTCCGCGTGACGCTCGCGCCGCCACCGGGCGCAACGAAAGCTGAAGTGGAACTGCTTGATGGTCGTCATCCGTTCTCGGGCGCAGAAGTGGCAGAGCTCTCGCCGCGTCTGGCCGAAGAGCTTGGCCGCGACCCGTTCGACAGCGGTATCCTCGTCACACGTATCAAACAGAGAGCTTATGCCTGGCGCGTGGTGCGTCCGGGTGACCTCATCGTTTCGGTGAATGGCAAGAAGATTGAGAGCCTGAAGCAGCTCGCCGATATCCTGGAGCAGGACACCTCTAGCTGGGATATTGAACTGGACCGGAATGGCCGCTCGATCAGCGGAACAGTCCGCCTCTAG
- a CDS encoding TauD/TfdA dioxygenase family protein translates to MTLTIKPSGQACGATITGPDLSKPLDPETIADIRSAWLEHHVLAFPDQQLSDDDLERFTQYFGPFGDDPFIAPIPGREHIIAVKRTADETGPVFAETWHSDWSFQNTPPAGTCLYGITIPPVGGDTLFTNQHKALEEMPGELRNKLEGRMAIHSARNGYGKAGLYGAKDEGRSMDIRSSDDALATQLHPIIRKHPETGEESLFGCAGYIIGIEGMGEEEGFALLTELYRWQTRPEFQYRHKWQPNMLLMWDNRSCLHMATGGYQGHDRLLHRTTIGSRAAA, encoded by the coding sequence ATGACACTGACCATAAAACCAAGCGGTCAGGCCTGCGGCGCAACGATTACTGGCCCTGACCTGTCAAAGCCGCTCGACCCTGAGACCATCGCCGACATCCGCTCGGCCTGGCTCGAACATCATGTCCTCGCCTTTCCGGATCAGCAGCTCAGCGACGATGATCTCGAACGCTTCACGCAATATTTCGGGCCGTTCGGGGACGATCCATTCATCGCGCCCATACCGGGGCGCGAGCATATCATCGCCGTGAAGCGCACCGCCGATGAGACCGGCCCTGTCTTCGCCGAGACTTGGCATTCGGACTGGAGCTTCCAGAACACCCCGCCCGCGGGCACCTGCCTCTATGGCATCACCATTCCGCCGGTCGGCGGCGACACGCTGTTCACCAACCAGCACAAGGCACTGGAAGAGATGCCCGGTGAGCTACGCAACAAACTCGAAGGCAGGATGGCAATCCATTCAGCTCGCAATGGCTACGGCAAGGCAGGGCTATATGGCGCCAAAGACGAGGGCCGCAGCATGGACATCAGATCCTCTGACGACGCCCTCGCAACGCAGCTCCACCCGATCATCCGCAAGCATCCCGAAACCGGAGAGGAAAGCCTGTTCGGCTGCGCGGGCTATATTATCGGCATTGAGGGCATGGGCGAGGAAGAGGGCTTCGCTCTGCTCACCGAACTCTATCGCTGGCAGACGCGGCCGGAGTTCCAGTACCGCCACAAATGGCAGCCAAACATGCTGCTCATGTGGGACAACCGCTCCTGCCTGCACATGGCGACCGGCGGCTATCAGGGCCATGACCGCCTGCTCCACCGCACGACCATCGGATCGCGCGCCGCCGCCTGA
- a CDS encoding pyridoxamine 5'-phosphate oxidase family protein, whose protein sequence is MSQLSLEDIAQEMRKIDITMMSTHTSGEEIAARPMSNNRDVDFDGTSYFFAMDDTRTISDISKNKNVGLTYLGDDGLQIALEGDAELVRDKSEFESHWNPDLDKWFEDGVDTDGLVMIKVDATRIHYWNGREEGETKV, encoded by the coding sequence ATGAGCCAGCTCAGCCTCGAGGACATCGCGCAGGAGATGCGCAAGATCGACATCACCATGATGTCCACTCACACAAGCGGCGAGGAAATCGCCGCGCGCCCGATGAGCAATAATCGCGACGTCGACTTTGACGGCACATCCTATTTCTTCGCCATGGACGACACGCGCACAATCTCAGACATCAGCAAGAACAAGAATGTTGGCCTCACCTATCTGGGCGATGACGGCTTGCAGATCGCGCTTGAAGGCGACGCAGAACTGGTCCGCGACAAGAGCGAGTTTGAAAGCCACTGGAACCCTGACCTCGACAAATGGTTCGAGGACGGCGTTGATACGGACGGCCTCGTCATGATCAAGGTCGACGCCACCCGCATCCATTACTGGAACGGACGCGAGGAAGGCGAGACCAAGGTCTGA
- a CDS encoding replication-associated recombination protein A, with product MSDLFSASGMADEAPRPLADRLRPAKLSEVVGQDHLIGPDGALGRMLATKRLSSIIFWGPPGVGKTTIARLLAKETDLEFEAISAVFSGVKDLRAAFDRAENRRNTGKGTLLFVDEIHRFNRAQQDGFLPFVEAGVVTLVGATTENPSFEINGALLSRCAVLTLKRLTPEALEELLQRAEKLEDRKLPLEPRAREALVDMADGDGRYMLNLAEQAFTLADDGKALTAEQLSTALQKRAPAYDKDREEHYNLISALHKSVRGSDPDAALYWLARMITGGEDPLYLARRLVRMASEDIGLADPTSLMITAEAARTYERLGSPEGELALAHAVVHLATAPKSNAVYVGWKAAQRAAKETGSLMPPKHILNAPTAFMKGEGYGKGYAYDHDAEEGFSGQNYFPDGMDRPVFYQPKGAGREGPIAERLKRWADLRKTRSS from the coding sequence ATGAGTGATCTCTTCTCTGCATCTGGTATGGCCGATGAGGCGCCTCGGCCCCTGGCGGACCGGCTACGTCCGGCGAAGCTGTCCGAAGTGGTCGGGCAAGATCATCTGATCGGGCCGGACGGCGCGCTGGGGCGGATGCTCGCTACGAAGCGCCTCTCTTCAATCATCTTCTGGGGCCCGCCCGGCGTCGGCAAGACGACCATTGCGCGGCTGCTCGCCAAGGAAACCGATCTCGAATTCGAGGCGATCAGCGCGGTCTTCTCCGGCGTGAAGGATTTGCGCGCGGCCTTTGACCGGGCCGAGAACCGGCGCAACACCGGCAAGGGCACGCTGCTCTTTGTTGATGAGATCCATCGCTTCAACCGTGCCCAGCAGGATGGGTTTCTTCCCTTCGTCGAGGCGGGTGTGGTCACGCTGGTTGGCGCAACAACGGAGAACCCAAGCTTCGAGATCAATGGCGCTCTGCTATCGCGTTGCGCCGTGCTGACGCTGAAACGTCTGACGCCAGAGGCGCTGGAAGAATTGTTGCAGCGCGCCGAAAAGCTGGAAGACCGCAAACTGCCGCTTGAGCCGCGTGCGCGCGAAGCGCTCGTCGATATGGCCGATGGCGATGGCCGCTACATGTTGAACCTGGCCGAGCAGGCTTTCACGCTGGCTGATGATGGCAAGGCGCTGACGGCTGAGCAGCTCTCCACCGCCCTCCAGAAACGCGCGCCAGCTTATGACAAGGACCGGGAGGAGCACTACAACCTCATCTCTGCGCTGCATAAGTCCGTGCGCGGATCAGACCCCGATGCAGCGCTTTACTGGCTTGCCCGGATGATCACAGGCGGCGAAGACCCGCTTTATCTCGCCCGCCGACTGGTGCGCATGGCGAGTGAGGATATCGGGCTTGCTGACCCGACAAGCCTGATGATCACAGCCGAAGCGGCGCGGACCTATGAGCGCCTTGGCAGTCCGGAAGGCGAACTCGCGCTCGCGCATGCTGTCGTGCATCTGGCGACGGCGCCGAAGTCCAACGCCGTCTATGTCGGCTGGAAAGCTGCCCAGCGCGCCGCAAAGGAGACCGGCTCACTGATGCCGCCCAAGCATATCCTGAACGCGCCGACTGCCTTCATGAAGGGCGAAGGTTACGGCAAGGGCTATGCCTATGACCACGACGCGGAAGAGGGCTTTTCCGGTCAGAACTATTTCCCGGACGGCATGGATCGGCCGGTTTTCTATCAGCCCAAGGGGGCAGGGCGTGAAGGTCCGATCGCCGAACGGCTGAAACGTTGGGCAGACTTGCGTAAAACGCGCTCTTCCTGA
- a CDS encoding Fe2+-dependent dioxygenase — translation MLITIPDILDADGLADVRDLLAKTGWADGRKTAGVEAAKVKRNEQADLQSRTGTVLRNRLKEAITKNAVFQAAAQPARMSRLLVSRSGEGQGYGTHVDNALMGTGANRIRTDLSFTLFLSDPKDYEGGELTIDWAGMVHSMKLEAGSLLVYPSTSLHRVEQVTSGQRIVCVGWVQSQVRTSEQRDILFDLANLKASMRGSLPEEAPEHLALSKIVANLRRLWAES, via the coding sequence ATGCTGATCACAATTCCCGACATACTGGATGCAGATGGTCTCGCCGATGTGCGCGACCTACTGGCGAAGACTGGCTGGGCCGATGGGCGCAAGACGGCCGGTGTTGAGGCGGCCAAGGTCAAACGCAATGAGCAGGCTGATCTTCAGTCACGAACCGGCACGGTGCTACGCAACCGCCTGAAAGAGGCGATTACGAAGAACGCTGTCTTTCAGGCTGCGGCCCAGCCGGCCCGAATGTCTCGGCTGCTCGTCAGCCGCAGCGGCGAGGGGCAGGGCTATGGCACGCATGTCGACAATGCGCTGATGGGCACCGGCGCAAACCGCATCCGCACCGATCTCTCCTTCACGCTCTTCCTGAGCGACCCGAAGGATTATGAGGGCGGTGAGCTGACCATTGACTGGGCCGGCATGGTCCATTCGATGAAGCTCGAGGCCGGGTCCCTGCTTGTCTATCCGTCAACCAGCCTTCACCGGGTGGAGCAGGTCACCTCCGGCCAACGCATTGTCTGTGTGGGCTGGGTACAGAGCCAGGTCCGCACCAGCGAGCAGCGCGACATCCTCTTCGACCTCGCCAATCTCAAAGCGTCCATGCGCGGCTCCCTTCCGGAGGAAGCGCCCGAGCATCTCGCGCTTTCAAAGATCGTCGCGAATCTGCGCCGTCTCTGGGCGGAAAGCTGA
- a CDS encoding MFS transporter codes for MTELRKPGLATRLAFGIGGAADGIKNNGFDYFLLFFYSQILGVPAGLVGLALILALAVDAVSDPVVGYWSDNLRTKMGRRHPFMYGALIPVALAYFFTWNPPDGLMGSGLFPWLLTMTILVRLAFTFYEVPSTALAAELTQDYDARTSLMSFRYFFGWFGGLSIQILLLWFLLQNDFTNLQGWHTYGLVASICILLAVLICALGTHRHIPHLKAPPAARQLTIGKIFGEIMETVANPSFRALFVATLCGLIATGISATLNQYINSIYWGFSPKQIAGLTIGVYASAVLALILAPIVGKTFGKKRGAIVVGIVAFTLAPAPVILRLLGLLPPNGTEALYIIVLCVTVFDVALIIAYQMLAGSMVADIVEDSEVQTGRRSEGIFFAGISFIRKLSQGAGVLTASIILSIAGISAGMAPDQITEGATRTLGIGYAAGLLTSWALMLVCISFYRISRTSHEDNLTKLRALEASEEMGPGSQ; via the coding sequence ATGACCGAGCTCCGGAAACCTGGACTTGCGACTCGGCTGGCGTTTGGCATTGGCGGCGCCGCCGACGGAATCAAGAATAACGGCTTCGACTATTTCCTGCTGTTTTTCTATAGTCAGATCCTCGGCGTCCCGGCAGGTCTCGTTGGTCTCGCACTGATCCTGGCGCTGGCAGTCGATGCCGTGTCCGATCCGGTCGTCGGCTATTGGTCTGACAATCTGCGTACAAAAATGGGGCGCCGCCATCCGTTCATGTATGGCGCCCTGATCCCCGTCGCGCTTGCCTACTTCTTCACCTGGAATCCGCCAGATGGTCTGATGGGCAGTGGCCTGTTTCCGTGGCTGCTGACCATGACGATACTGGTCCGGCTGGCTTTCACCTTCTACGAGGTACCGAGCACGGCGCTCGCCGCAGAGCTGACGCAGGATTATGATGCGCGCACATCTTTGATGTCGTTTCGCTATTTCTTCGGCTGGTTCGGCGGGCTGTCCATTCAGATCCTGTTGCTCTGGTTTCTGCTTCAGAACGATTTCACCAATCTGCAGGGCTGGCACACTTACGGCCTTGTCGCGTCGATCTGTATATTGCTCGCGGTGCTGATTTGTGCGCTCGGCACGCACCGGCATATTCCGCATCTCAAAGCGCCGCCCGCCGCGCGTCAGCTGACGATCGGGAAGATCTTCGGCGAGATCATGGAAACGGTGGCTAATCCGTCTTTCCGGGCCCTGTTCGTCGCAACGCTTTGCGGTCTTATCGCAACGGGTATTTCCGCCACGCTTAATCAGTATATCAACTCGATCTATTGGGGGTTCAGCCCCAAGCAGATCGCCGGGCTGACGATCGGGGTTTACGCTTCGGCGGTCCTTGCCCTGATCCTCGCGCCAATCGTCGGCAAAACGTTCGGGAAAAAGCGCGGGGCGATCGTGGTTGGCATTGTGGCTTTCACACTTGCCCCGGCACCGGTCATCCTAAGGCTTCTTGGACTGTTGCCGCCAAACGGCACCGAAGCACTCTACATTATCGTGCTCTGCGTCACCGTGTTCGATGTCGCCCTGATCATTGCTTACCAGATGCTCGCCGGCTCCATGGTCGCTGACATTGTCGAGGATAGCGAAGTGCAGACGGGTCGCCGCTCGGAAGGCATCTTCTTTGCGGGCATCAGCTTCATCAGGAAGCTATCGCAGGGCGCAGGCGTTCTGACCGCCTCAATCATCCTGTCAATCGCGGGCATCTCCGCCGGAATGGCTCCGGACCAGATCACTGAAGGCGCCACACGTACACTCGGCATCGGCTATGCCGCCGGCTTGTTGACCTCCTGGGCGCTGATGCTTGTCTGTATCTCGTTCTATCGGATCAGCCGGACGAGCCATGAAGACAATCTCACCAAGCTTCGGGCGTTGGAAGCGTCTGAAGAAATGGGGCCCGGCAGCCAATAA
- a CDS encoding putative quinol monooxygenase → MIGVVVKLMVVDGKNEEFEQVGKDLMAKVKANEPGCLTYQLYKSKSEAQSYIFMEQYASEDALKSHGQTEYFKAAGPKLGACLAGKPEVEYFDIVE, encoded by the coding sequence ATGATTGGTGTTGTTGTGAAGCTAATGGTTGTCGACGGCAAGAATGAGGAATTTGAGCAGGTCGGAAAAGATCTGATGGCGAAGGTGAAGGCAAACGAGCCCGGCTGCCTCACTTATCAGCTCTACAAGTCAAAATCTGAGGCGCAGAGCTACATCTTCATGGAGCAGTATGCCAGCGAAGACGCCCTGAAGTCACATGGACAGACAGAGTATTTCAAAGCAGCAGGCCCAAAGCTCGGCGCCTGCCTCGCCGGAAAGCCAGAGGTCGAATATTTCGACATCGTCGAATAA
- a CDS encoding crotonase/enoyl-CoA hydratase family protein has product MSVIKLEKSGPIATLTLTRPDMMNALGQEGDGPAVAAACAEIEADPSIRVAVLTGEGRAFSAGGDVKAMRDETGAFGGSPYDIRNGYRRNIHMVVKSLYNLEVPLISAVNGAAIGLGCDVACMADVRIASDKAKFGVTFLKLGLIPGDGGAWLLPRIIGNARAAQLLFTGDVIDAETALDWGLVSEVHTGAALMDSAYSLADRMAAQPPQALRLAKTLLRHGQSASYETIMELSAASQALMHKTEDHMEGVHAILEKRAPKFEGR; this is encoded by the coding sequence ATGTCTGTTATCAAGCTCGAAAAGTCCGGCCCGATCGCGACGCTCACCCTGACCCGTCCTGACATGATGAACGCGCTCGGCCAGGAAGGTGACGGACCGGCCGTGGCAGCGGCCTGCGCCGAGATCGAAGCCGATCCATCCATTCGCGTCGCTGTGCTGACAGGTGAGGGCCGTGCTTTCTCTGCGGGCGGCGACGTGAAAGCGATGCGCGACGAAACCGGCGCCTTTGGCGGCAGCCCATATGACATTCGCAACGGCTATCGCCGCAACATCCACATGGTCGTGAAATCACTCTATAATCTGGAAGTGCCGCTGATCTCTGCGGTGAACGGCGCGGCCATTGGCCTTGGCTGTGATGTCGCCTGCATGGCGGATGTGCGTATCGCATCAGACAAGGCGAAATTCGGCGTGACCTTCCTGAAGCTCGGTCTGATCCCGGGGGATGGCGGCGCCTGGCTCCTGCCGCGGATCATCGGCAATGCACGTGCTGCCCAGCTCCTTTTCACCGGTGACGTTATCGATGCGGAGACGGCGCTCGACTGGGGGCTGGTCTCCGAAGTGCATACAGGCGCGGCGCTCATGGATTCTGCCTATTCACTGGCCGACCGTATGGCTGCCCAGCCGCCGCAGGCGCTCCGCCTTGCCAAGACGCTGCTGCGCCATGGCCAGAGCGCATCCTATGAGACGATTATGGAGCTGTCGGCCGCTTCGCAGGCGCTGATGCACAAGACCGAGGATCATATGGAAGGCGTCCACGCGATCCTCGAGAAACGCGCGCCTAAGTTCGAAGGGCGCTAG
- a CDS encoding RidA family protein — MPSTRRLISTGSPFEKTMGYSRAVVQGDWCFVSGVTGYNYETMELPDDVAGQAANCFATIESVLEQAGFALADIVRVQYTLVDRSLLDALKPELEKALGAIRPAATMVIAGLIEPEMKIEIEVTAYRDPS; from the coding sequence ATGCCTTCTACCCGACGCCTCATTTCAACCGGCTCGCCATTCGAGAAGACGATGGGCTACTCCCGCGCTGTGGTGCAGGGCGATTGGTGTTTTGTCTCCGGGGTGACAGGCTACAATTATGAAACGATGGAGCTGCCCGACGATGTGGCAGGGCAGGCCGCCAATTGTTTTGCCACGATCGAAAGCGTTCTGGAGCAGGCCGGGTTTGCGTTGGCGGACATTGTCCGGGTCCAGTACACGCTGGTCGACAGGTCACTTCTCGATGCGCTGAAGCCAGAGCTTGAAAAGGCACTTGGCGCCATCCGACCGGCTGCAACAATGGTTATCGCTGGCCTGATCGAACCTGAAATGAAAATCGAGATCGAGGTAACGGCCTATCGCGACCCGTCGTAA
- a CDS encoding S9 family peptidase, whose protein sequence is MSLKLILSIGASALAVACAQTPSNDAATSAEVIDQQAEAMPVAASVETYPAALFHETTSYRLGSSSGFIFSHDDDAMLASTDKTGIYNAITLDASGDVSPLTESDSDAVYAQSFFPGDDRVLVTSDGGGNEIDHVYVRELDGTLVDLTPGEETRASFIGWRGDGEVFYIATNERDAETDDLYAYKTADYSRELVFENEGMSIADVSPDGRWLAMTRERTSADSDIYLVDLYADAPTPVLISEHEGDIAYGVYDFTADSETLIYATNEFGEFNQAWTYNLASKDRAPLVKADWDVSFVFDSPTGRYLVSAVNNDAVTDVTIHDHETGEDVSLSGIPDGELGQIRFSRDESQIAFGVNTDTSPFNLYLADLDTGMATRLTDALPDGIDEDDLVTATVVRYPSFDGLEIPGIFYMPKQASAENPVPALVWVHGGPGGQSTKGYSATIQHLVNHGYAVLAANNRGSSGYGKTFFHMDDRNHGEADLQDIVWARTYLEGIEGINPDEIGIIGGSYGGFMTAAALAFEPEVFDVGINIFGVTNWVRTLESIPPWWGSFRDALYDEMGDPATDLERLKRISPLFHADQITKPMLVIQGANDPRVLQVESDELVAAARENGATVEYVLFPDEGHGFQKRANRIAASEAFVSFLDTYLKGEMATDAIQEASASEGAAE, encoded by the coding sequence ATGTCCCTGAAACTTATCTTGTCGATCGGCGCGTCTGCATTGGCCGTCGCCTGTGCCCAGACGCCGTCAAACGATGCTGCGACGTCTGCTGAGGTCATCGACCAGCAGGCAGAGGCGATGCCAGTCGCCGCCTCCGTTGAAACCTATCCCGCGGCGCTCTTTCATGAAACGACGAGCTATAGGCTCGGCTCATCGAGCGGTTTCATTTTCTCGCATGATGATGACGCCATGCTGGCCTCAACTGACAAGACCGGTATCTACAATGCTATCACGCTGGACGCCTCCGGCGATGTATCTCCGCTGACAGAGTCAGATAGTGATGCCGTCTATGCGCAATCCTTCTTTCCGGGCGATGACCGCGTTCTCGTGACGTCCGATGGCGGTGGCAACGAAATCGACCACGTCTATGTGCGGGAGCTGGATGGCACCCTGGTCGATCTGACGCCCGGCGAGGAAACGCGGGCAAGCTTCATCGGCTGGCGGGGTGATGGCGAGGTTTTCTACATCGCCACCAATGAACGCGACGCTGAGACCGACGACCTCTACGCCTACAAAACGGCGGACTATTCGCGCGAGCTGGTTTTCGAAAATGAGGGCATGTCCATTGCCGATGTTTCGCCCGACGGGCGCTGGCTGGCCATGACCAGGGAGCGCACGAGCGCTGATTCTGACATCTATCTCGTGGACCTTTACGCCGACGCACCGACCCCTGTGCTGATCAGCGAACATGAGGGTGATATTGCCTACGGCGTCTACGACTTCACCGCTGATAGCGAAACGCTGATTTATGCGACCAATGAATTTGGTGAGTTCAATCAGGCCTGGACCTATAACCTCGCCTCCAAGGATCGCGCCCCTCTGGTCAAAGCTGATTGGGACGTTTCTTTCGTGTTTGACAGCCCGACCGGGCGGTATCTGGTGTCTGCGGTCAATAATGACGCCGTCACCGACGTTACGATTCACGACCATGAAACCGGCGAAGACGTTTCCCTGTCTGGCATACCCGATGGGGAGCTGGGCCAGATCCGGTTCAGCCGCGATGAGAGCCAGATTGCGTTCGGCGTGAACACCGACACGTCGCCCTTCAATCTCTATCTCGCCGATCTGGACACCGGAATGGCGACACGCCTTACCGATGCACTGCCGGACGGTATTGATGAGGATGACCTCGTCACGGCGACGGTAGTTCGTTACCCAAGCTTCGACGGTCTGGAGATTCCGGGCATCTTTTACATGCCGAAGCAGGCCTCAGCGGAGAACCCGGTGCCGGCGCTGGTCTGGGTGCATGGCGGGCCGGGCGGTCAGTCAACCAAGGGCTATTCGGCGACGATCCAGCATCTGGTGAACCATGGTTATGCTGTGCTGGCGGCGAACAATCGTGGCTCGTCGGGCTATGGCAAAACCTTCTTCCATATGGATGACCGCAATCATGGCGAGGCCGATCTGCAGGATATCGTCTGGGCGCGAACTTATTTGGAAGGCATAGAAGGCATCAATCCTGATGAGATCGGTATCATTGGCGGCTCCTATGGCGGCTTCATGACGGCTGCCGCGTTGGCATTTGAGCCGGAAGTCTTTGACGTCGGGATCAATATTTTCGGTGTCACAAACTGGGTGCGCACACTGGAGAGCATTCCGCCATGGTGGGGCAGCTTCCGCGATGCGCTCTACGATGAAATGGGCGACCCGGCGACGGACCTTGAACGTTTGAAACGGATTTCACCACTCTTCCACGCCGACCAGATCACCAAGCCGATGCTTGTCATCCAGGGGGCAAACGATCCGCGCGTTCTGCAAGTGGAAAGCGACGAGCTGGTCGCTGCCGCGCGCGAAAATGGCGCGACGGTGGAGTATGTCCTCTTCCCTGACGAGGGACATGGCTTCCAGAAACGTGCGAACCGCATCGCCGCCTCCGAAGCGTTTGTCAGTTTCCTCGACACCTATCTGAAGGGCGAGATGGCGACGGACGCGATACAGGAAGCATCTGCGTCAGAAGGCGCGGCGGAGTAG